In Leopardus geoffroyi isolate Oge1 chromosome D1, O.geoffroyi_Oge1_pat1.0, whole genome shotgun sequence, the genomic stretch CAAGGTTTAGGGGAACGGGGAAGCGGGACCTGGGCTCGGGGTCGGGGGAGGTCTAACCTTTCGCCCCTGTGCGTGCCCCCACTGCGGGCTCTGGTTAGCTCTGCCCCGCGATTCCCCAAGGATGCTGTTCCGCCCACTAGTGTTCTTCTGCCCCACGAACTGTCCTGGACCCCCACAACCCCTCTTCCTGAGTCTCCCAGCTGCTGACCTCACTCTTCTCTGTCGCCAAGTCACTGACATGCAGCTGTTTGTCCGTGCCCGGGAGCTGCACACTCTTGAAGTGACCGGCCTGGAGACAGTTGCCCAGATCAAGGTAAAGGTGATAGTGTGTCCCTGAGCTTCCCTAACCCATGTGCCCTGTGCCTGGCTTCCTGTGACTTCCCCAGAGAACACTCTTgaccctccctttcttccctagGCTCATGTGGCCTTCCTGGAGGGCCTCACCACTGAAGACAAAGTCGTGCTTCTGGCAGGTTCTCCCCTGCAGGATGAAGCCACCCTGGGTCAGTGTGGGGTAGAAGCCCTGGCAACCC encodes the following:
- the LOC123601952 gene encoding ubiquitin-like protein FUBI isoform X3, which produces MLFRPLVFFCPTNCPGPPQPLFLSLPAADLTLLCRQVTDMQLFVRARELHTLEVTGLETVAQIKAHVAFLEGLTTEDKVVLLAGSPLQDEATLGQCGVEALATLELFGRMLGVGKRKMDREHRMFQEKWERAYFFVEVKNSPV